The window CAGCGTCGTGTCGTCGACGCCGCCGGCCAGGTCGACGCCGGTGATGAGCGCGCCGAGCGCCGAGGAGCGTCGCTCGATCTCCAGTGCTGTGGCAGTCGCCATGTCTCCTCCAGCCAAGGTTTTCTATACTTTATACATGATGAACTCGAACGGGCCGTAGCCCGCCGTTGCCGCCTGCGGCCCCTTACTACTTGGTGCTACGCCGCGGCCTTCTCCAAGATGTGGACGCCACACGCGGAACCGAGGCCGATCACGTGCGCCAGCCCGACGCGAGCCCCCTCGATCTGACGATCCCCGGCCTCACCGCGCAGGTGGGTCGCGATCTCCCACACGTTCGCGATGCCGGTCGCCGCGATCGGATGCCCCTTGGACTGCAGCCCACCGGACACGTTCACCGGCGTCGAGCCGTCCCGCCACGGCGCTCCGGACTTGAAGAAGTCCACCGCACCGCCCTCCTCGCAGAGCATCAGGTTGTCGTAGTGGACGAGTTCGGCGGTGGCGAAGCAGTCGTGCAGCTCGACCAGGTCCAGGTCACCGGGCCCGACCCCGGCCTGCTCGTACGCCTGCGCGGCGGCGGCGCGGGTCAGCGTGTTGACGTCCGGCAACACCTGGCACGCCTCCGTCCACGGGTCGCTGGTCAACACCGACGCGGCGATCTTCACCGCCCGGCGACGCTGCTCGAGCGGCAGCCGCTGCAGCGCCGAGTCCGCGATCACCACCGCGGCCGCGGCGCCGTCGGTGTTCGCCGAACACATCGGCCGCGTGTTCGGGTACGCGATCATGACGTCGTTCATGATCTGCTCCAGGCTCATCCGCTTCTGGTAGGCGGCGAGCGGGTTCAGCGTCGAGTGGGCGTGGTTCTTCTCGCTGATCCGCGCGAACAGCTCAAAATCCGCACCACCGTACTTGTGGCCGTACTCCATCCCGACCTGCGCGAACACCCCGGCCATCGTCTCGGTGCCGATCCGGCCGTCGACCGCACCGACCGCCCCGAGCCGCCCCGACCGGCTCCACGTCCCGCTCTCGTCCTTCCGCGGACGCGCGCCGAGCAAGCCCGCGCCGGACAGCTTCTCGACGCCGACCGCGAGCCCCATCTCGGCCTCGCCGGCCTTGATCGCCATGCAGACGGTCCGCAGCGCGGTCGCGCCGGTCGCGCACGCGTTCTGGACGTTGTAGACCGGGATACCGGTCTGCCCGATCTGCTTCTGCAGCAGCTGTCCGATGCCGCCGACGCCGCCGAGCAGGTTGCCCGCCGCCAGCACGCCGATGTCCTTCATCGACACACCGCCGTCGGCGAGCGCGCCGAGCGCCGCTTCCGAGGCCAGGTCGACGAGGTCCTCGTCGGGGTGCTTGCCGAACTTCGTCATGT is drawn from Cryptosporangium aurantiacum and contains these coding sequences:
- a CDS encoding thiolase family protein translates to MAETLWILGIHMTKFGKHPDEDLVDLASEAALGALADGGVSMKDIGVLAAGNLLGGVGGIGQLLQKQIGQTGIPVYNVQNACATGATALRTVCMAIKAGEAEMGLAVGVEKLSGAGLLGARPRKDESGTWSRSGRLGAVGAVDGRIGTETMAGVFAQVGMEYGHKYGGADFELFARISEKNHAHSTLNPLAAYQKRMSLEQIMNDVMIAYPNTRPMCSANTDGAAAAVVIADSALQRLPLEQRRRAVKIAASVLTSDPWTEACQVLPDVNTLTRAAAAQAYEQAGVGPGDLDLVELHDCFATAELVHYDNLMLCEEGGAVDFFKSGAPWRDGSTPVNVSGGLQSKGHPIAATGIANVWEIATHLRGEAGDRQIEGARVGLAHVIGLGSACGVHILEKAAA